The genome window TACCCGGCCACTCCTGCTCCATGGGGCACCTCTTTCTAGCAGgtcttttcatcatcatcatgggTCCGAGAATGAATACAAGCTAGCTGATATTTGAAAATGGTGGTTGCATGATATATAtttgataatgataatgaaGAAAAGGAGCTCATGTTTATACAAATGAAGGATCATAGAAACTTCCTTGTGGATATTATGGGGATTTACTGGCTCTCAAAGCTGATGTTGAGAAGAGTCGGATTACCAAATTATggcatatattatatataagagGTTTTGCCACTTAAATGCAAGTGATCTTAATTAGGTGGTAAATCACAAATTGAAAAAAtccttgattttaaattttgggCCTCAATTGCTGGAGGAACTTCTTTGAAAGTTTAAGGGGTtaaagttcaaacttcaaagataCAACGTTACATTCATAATGTATTGTTTATTAATGTTTCAGTGGAAACTCCATTCATTATTCATTTTGAAGTAATTGATTCTGCTGCACTGAAACACTAGGAGAATTCAACCACAAATAAATGCAAACCCAGAattgtatattttatttatatgagAAATTACAATTCTTTATTTTGGCAAATAATCACACAAGAACTTTCCTTTGTAtgtggaaagaaaaataaataaatagaaaatagcTTCAGTGGAGACATGATCAGCAGCACAAGGCAGTATGTAAGTTTATGCTCCACTTCTGAACAACCTGCATATAATTTGGATGAAATAATTCAGTCATTTATTATATGCACTGATGTAGAATTGTAGAAGATCAGCTTCTATTTGGAAGTAGCCTCACCTTTGGATTCCAGATTGTGACCTCttgctgcaaaaaaaaaaaatgtaagttgGCTTGTATTGAAGCTTCAAAAAGATTTGACATGGTTGGcatggtttatatatataattatctgATATGAAAAGTAAGTAAGAAACTTGTATTCGGTGACATACCGTTGTGTGGTCTGTGTTTTGGCTAATGGCTTTGGAACTGGTTGTGGAGCTTCAACACTTTGTATAGGCACATTTTTCACCTGAAAGTTTGATATGAAAAGTATGTAAAAACTTCTGCAATTTATTTTCTTAGCTTTGGTCTTTAGTTTTGCAGCAATTGAGTCTTAATGTATAGCAGATACCAGTTTCCTAAGATGGAGGTTGTAGAACAACTCAATGTATCTCTGCTTAGCTTGTTTCTGCTCTTTGTTCAGTTGCTTCCAAAAGCTATAAATACAACCCATGTTCAACACTTTGTTTGCATAGATCTTCCAAGTGAAGCTGCAAAAGAGAAAAGTTAATTCAGGCTAAAGGGTAGGAGCATTATGCTAAATTTAAATGTAATGGTTGCGTAAATACCATTCGTTTATCCGTTTCAAGCCTTGTTCTGAAATCTTGTTCCAATATGCAGGATCTGTCTTGCACATCTGAAAGAAATCAGCTAGTTTGTTGCTTGATTCATCGCCATTGTTGGGGTCAATAAGGAAACCTGAGACCCCATCGACAATGATCTCCGCAGGGCCTCCTTGATTTGTAGCAAAAGTAGGCAATCCACAGTTCATTGCCTCAATGACTGTAAGACCAAATGCTTCATATAAAGCTGGCTGCACAAATGCGCCTTTTGTATCAGCGATGCAACGATAAAGCTCCCCATTTCGCTTCCTGTCAGTCTGTGCTGCAATCCATCTGAACTGACCCTTAAGTTGGTATTTCTCTATCAAAGAATGCATCTTTCTTATTTCAGACATTTCCTCTCTATCTTTGGACTTTTCGGGATCAAAGAAAGCACCAACTATGACGAGATTAACCAAATTTCTTAGCCTCTTGTTCTTCCCATACCACTCGGTTAATCCAGCAATGTTCTTCACTACGTCAAGCCTAGCCATAGAGAAGATAATAGGTTTCTTCCTGTCTGCCAGATATCCGCTGTACACGAAAGATATTTCAGATTAAGATGTTACAAGACTTGAAATGGTACTATAAGTGACATTAGAACTACTTACATGTGTTCTTGATTGTCCTCTTTATTATAGAGTAGCTCTTCAATGGCAGGATGAAATGACGTGAACCGTTTGTTTGTCTCTGTGGGAGGAAAATACATGGACTGATCAGCACCAGGAGAAGAGATGTTGAATTTGGGATCGAAGACATTGATGCCGGAAACAACTCTGCAAAGCCCTGGCATGGTAAATGAAACATGACTCTCATATTGTCCAGGCCTCTCTTTGCTGCAAAGAAGGAACATTTTAGCTCAATATGATAGCATAATCCAAATAGTTTcagattattttatttattattcaacAGAATCTCTAACCTTCCTGCAATCTCCTGGTATGTACTTGTTATAACGAAATCAGTTGCATTCATCGCCATTGTGTCCGCCATGAATTGGCATGAGAAGTGGTACTTTGGTTCCAATTCCTTCCACTTGATGTCTGAATCTTCGTACTTTGTCTTCTCCAAAGCATGCGCGATTGTTGCCTATGTTCAGGCCTCTCAAATCAGtatttttgttcttaaaagttgaATATGCTGCATATAACTAATGGAATATTGCATGTATATGCACCTGAGTTACTCCAAGTTTACTAGACATTAGAGTAGCTGCTAAATTTCCATCAGTGTAGTTTCCGATGATGAGATGTGGTTTTCCTTCCATGATGTCTAGGACCTTAACTGTGACATCCTGATTGTTTCAACAAAAAGAGAAAACTATGAACAGAATTTTGATGAAAGATTTAAAGGTGGTTATGCAGAATTGAATCTATACTTGCCTGTGTAAACCTCTCAAGATAAGGATAAACATCAAAGCGAGAAATCCATTGGTGAAGAACCCCATTTTCCGTCTTGAAGGGAACCCGGAGAATGTGGGAGTGCTTTGTGTCATAGATTGCTTCTAACTCCTGGTTGCAGGTAGTTCCACGAGCATCCGGTATGAGTCTTGTCACCTGTTAGTCAATGAACATATATAATGAATAAGGAATCCGATACAGATTGCGGAAACTACTTGTTTATTAAGCAGTTTTTAGCTGCTGCTTA of Tripterygium wilfordii isolate XIE 37 chromosome 13, ASM1340144v1, whole genome shotgun sequence contains these proteins:
- the LOC120012929 gene encoding sucrose synthase 5, with the protein product MASSVGTLKRSDSITENMPEALRQSRYHMKKCFSRYVEKGRRIMKLQNLMDEMENVIDDKTERSQVLEGVLGDIWNSTQEAVVNPPYVAFAIRPSPGYWEFAKVTANDLSVESIDATDYLKFKEMVYDENWAKDDNALEVDFEAYNFSMPRLTLSSSIGNGFNFVSKFITSKLNGRLQSAQPLVDYLLSLEHQGEKLMLNETLNTPEKLQMALIVADVFLSKLPKDAPYQNFELSFKEWGFEKGWGDTAERVKETMRALSEVLQAPDPSNMEKLFSRLPAIFNVVIFSPHGYFGQANVLGLPDTGGQIVYILDQVKALEEELLLRIKQQGLTVKPQILVVTRLIPDARGTTCNQELEAIYDTKHSHILRVPFKTENGVLHQWISRFDVYPYLERFTQDVTVKVLDIMEGKPHLIIGNYTDGNLAATLMSSKLGVTQATIAHALEKTKYEDSDIKWKELEPKYHFSCQFMADTMAMNATDFVITSTYQEIAGSKERPGQYESHVSFTMPGLCRVVSGINVFDPKFNISSPGADQSMYFPPTETNKRFTSFHPAIEELLYNKEDNQEHIGYLADRKKPIIFSMARLDVVKNIAGLTEWYGKNKRLRNLVNLVIVGAFFDPEKSKDREEMSEIRKMHSLIEKYQLKGQFRWIAAQTDRKRNGELYRCIADTKGAFVQPALYEAFGLTVIEAMNCGLPTFATNQGGPAEIIVDGVSGFLIDPNNGDESSNKLADFFQMCKTDPAYWNKISEQGLKRINECFTWKIYANKVLNMGCIYSFWKQLNKEQKQAKQRYIELFYNLHLRKLVKNVPIQSVEAPQPVPKPLAKTQTTQRKRSQSGIQRLFRSGA